GGAAGCTTTGCCCGTCTGCTGGCTCATGGCCTGCGTGGCCTGTTCCAGTTCGCTGACTGCTGAGCGAATGGCTGCGGGGTCTTCCTTGCTCATCGCCGCTTTGACCTTTTCGATCCCAGCGCGAATAGGAGCTTTATCCGCATCACTGAGCTTGTCGCCCAGTTCCGACAGTTGCTTTTCGGTCTGGTAAACCTTGGTATCCGCTTCGTTTTTAGCGTCAATCAATTCCTTCTTACGCTTATCCGATTCGGCATTCAACTCCGCATCTTTCTTCATCTTTTCGATCTCGGCGGCGTTAATGCCGCTGGAGTTCTCGATCTTGATGCGTTGTTCTTTACCGGAACCGAGATCCTTGGCGGAAACATTCAGAACGCCGTTGGCATCCATGTCGAAGGTCACTTCGATCTGGGGTTCGCCGCGTCGTGCTGGCGGAATCCCGTCGAGCTTGAAGGTCCCAATCTGCTTGTTGTCCGAGGTCATGGGGCGCTCGCCCTGGAAGACCTGGATGTCCACGCCCGGCTGATTGTCGGCGGCCGTCGTGTAGATCTGGCTCTTCTTGGTCGGGATCGTCGTATTACGGGGAATGAGCACGCTCATCACGCCGTTCATCGTTTCGATACCCAGGCTGAGCGGAGTAACGTCGAGCAGCTGAATCTGCGACTGGCTTCCCAGCAGCAGTTGAGCGCCCTGGATCGCAGCCCCGATTGCGACCACTTCATCCGGATTCACCCCGCGGTGACCTTCTTTTCCGAAAATTTCCTTAACCAGTTGCTGCACGCGCGGCATACGGGTCATACCGCCAACCATCACGATTTCGTCGATCTGGCTCGGGCTCAACTTGGCATCGGACAGTGCGGCCAGCACGGGCTTCTTGCAGCGCTCGAACAGTCCTTCCACCAGTTGCTCAAACTTAGACCGAGTCAGCGAAATCATAATGTGCTTCGGTCCCGAAGCATCCGCCGTGATGAAAGGCAGGTTGACGTCCGTGGTCGTCTGCTGTGAAAGATCCTTCTTGGCCCGTTCGGCCGCTTCCTTCAGGCGCTGCAAAGCCATCATGTCTTTTCGCAGATCGATGCCATGTTCTTTCTTGAACTCGTCGGCCAGGTAATCGATCAGGATGTCGTCGAAGTTATCGCCGCCGAGGTGAGTGTCCCCGTTGGTCGACTTCACGATGAAAGTGCCTTCATCGTCCACATCCAGAATCGAGATGTCGAAGGTACCGCCACCGAGGTCGAACACTGCAATCTTCTGATTTTTCTTCTTTTCAAAGGCGTAGGCCAGCGAAGCCGCGGTCGGCTCGTTGATGATACGCATGCGCTGCTTGCCTTTATGGCCGGTCTTGGGATCTTCGATTTCCCATTCGGTGTCGAAACCGGCAATGGCCGCGGCGTCGATGGTCGCCTGACGCTGAGCATCGTTGAAGTAAGCCGGTACGGTGATCACGGCCTTGCGAACCGTCTGCCCCAGATACGCTTCGGCGGACTCCTTCAGTTTGCGAAGGATCATCGCCGAAATTTCCGGAGGGGTAAAGTTCTTGCCGTCGATGTCGACTTTCACCAGCTCGTCTTTGCCGCCGACGATCTTATAGGGAACCAACTTTTCTTCCGATTCGACTTCGTTATGTCGACGGCCCATGAATCGCTTGATCGAGTAAATGGTGCGTCGAGGATTGGTAACGGCCTGGCGCTTGGCCGGGTCACCCACTAATCGGTCGGCCTTATCGGTGAACGCCACGATCGATGGGGTCAGACGATTCCCTTCCTGATTCGGAATCACCTTCACTTCACCGGTCTCTTCCATGACCGCGACAACCGAGTTGGTGGTACCGAGGTCGATACCAATGATTTTATCTTTTGCCATAGCGAATTTTCTCCCCGTCGCTTCCGGCGAGCATTGGGCGTTGGAGCCGGAAAACGACTCAGTATTTATAACTTGGCCAAATATTCTGCAACATTTGTGCCGGAACCCAAAAACAGGGGTTAAATCGATTTAACTCTCGACGAATGAGAACTTTACTGTGTTAAACCCTTAAAGTGCCATTTAAAACCGCAATTTATTCCGGAGTTTTTCTGCCAAATTGGCAGCAAACCCGAAATTCCAAAATAGGCCCGCTTGTAAGGCGGATGATGCATTGCAAACATATACGGAATAACGATTTAGGAATATCGCATAGACATTTTTTGATTCGTTGACTCTTCCTGGATTCCTCACTAAAGTGTGTGTAACCAAAACAGCACCTCCCAGCCAGGGGCCGCCAATGAGCCGTAAATCGGACGAGGATGTCAAGAAACTCCGAGCTCAGATCGACAAATTAGACCAGCAAATCCTCGAATTCATGAACAAACGCGCCTCTCTCGCGATGGAGATCGGCAAATTGAAGAGTGAATCCGGCGGTATCGTCTTTGCCCCGGCTCGCGAAGAAGAGGTAATCAGCAATCTCCTCGAAAAAAACAAGGGGCCGCTACCCCCGGTGACTATCCGTTCGGTCTATCGAGAACTGATTTCCGGCTCGCGATCCCTGCAGCGAGTACTCAAGATCGCTTTTCTCGGGCCAGAGTACAGTTTCAGTCACTTGGCTGCGATGAAACAATTTGGCCAGGGCGTGGAACTGATGGCAGTAGGCAACATTTCCGCCATATTTGAAGAGGTGGCTCGCCAGCACGTCGACTATGGTGTGGTGCCGCTCGAAAATTCGACGGATGGGCGTATCGCAGACACGCTGGATATGTTCGTCAAAATGCCGGAGCTGAAAATCTGTTCGGAAGTCCGAGTTCGAGTTCATCACAACTTATTGGCTAACTGCGAGCAGACGGAAATTCACCGAATTTACAGCAAGCCGCAGGCTTTATCCCAGTGCCGCAACTGGCTCAGCAAAAATGTGCCTCAAGCCACTCTGCATGAAGTGACCAGCACGGCGGCCGCCGCGCAACTCGTTCAGCAGCAGCCCAACACGGCCGCGGTTGCCAGCCGGGAAGCTGCCGTTCGCTATGGTATTCGCATTCTCTATTCCAACATCGAAGATTCGCAGCACAACGAAACTCGCTTTGCAGTCATCGGCACCCACGATTCTGGTCGTACGGGTAAAGATAAAACGGCGATCATGTTTCAGATCCCGCACAGCCCGGGATCCCTGGCGGATATTCTGAATCTCTTCAAATCGAACAAGGTCAATCTGACTTGGATCGAATCCTTCCCGTTCCGGGATGCCAAGGGGGAATATATTTTCTTTGCCGATTTTGAAGGCCACGCGGAAGATGCCAAGGTTAAGAAAACTTTACAGGGGCTAGAGAAAACCTGCGATAAGCTTTCGATCCTGGGCTCGTTCCCGATCGCACCTCTGGAAGAATAATTTCTGCGGGTTTGTAAGATAATTGGTATGTAGGGCAGACACTCTAGTCTGCCCTTATTTTTTCCGGGGAAAAAAGGCTCGCTGGAAATGCCCTGGACAGCTGGAAGGTTGGAAATTCATGATTCTCGTACTCCGCCCCGATGCTAGTGAAGCACAGATAGAACACGTGATCGCACGAATTACCGAATTGGGTTTTACGCCGCACGTCAGCCGGGGTCAACATCGGACCATTGTGGGAGCTATCGGAGACGAGACGAAGCCGCACGCGGAGGCTTTTGCGGCCTTTGCGGGTGTGGAAGCCGTGCATCCCATCATGAAGCCCTTCAAGCTCGCCAGCAGAGAATTGCAGAAGAATGATACCATTGTGATGGTGGGCAAAATCCCCATCGGCGGGGGATCGCTTGCGATGATTGCTGGCCCTTGTGCGGTGGAAAGCTTCGAAGGATTGGATCGCATCGCGCAACTGGTAAAAGACGCTGGAGCAAATATCCTACGCGGCGGGGCTTTCAAACCGCGAACCAGCCCCTACAGCTTCCAGGGAATGGGGGAATCGGGCTTAAAAATTCTGAAAGAAGTCGGCCAGAAACACCATATGCCGGTTGTCACCGAAGTCATGGACCCCCGGCAGGTCGCCCTGGTCGCCGAGTATGCGGACATGTTTCAAATTGGTGCAAGAAACATGCAGAACTTCGACCTTTTGAAGGAAGTCGGCTCCACGAAGTTACCGGTACTCCTTAAGCGAGGCATGGCTGCAACCGTAAAAGATCTTCTGATGTCGGCCGAGTATATCCTAGCAGCGGGCAACCCCAATGTGGTGCTGTGCGAACGGGGAGTGCGTTCTTTCGAGGATTCCACCCGGAATATGCTGGATATGAGCGCGGTGCCCAATGTGAAAGGACAGAGCCATTTGCCGATTATCGTCGATCCCAGCCATGCCTGCGGCCGGCCCGACTTGATCCCGGCCATGGCTCGGGCTGCCGTCGCGGCCGATGCCGATGGCGTTCACATCGAAGTTCACGACTGCCCGGAAAAAGCTTTTTCGGACGGTCCCCAGGCATTGATACCGCCCAAGTATACTAGCCTCATGGTTCAACTCCGCAAACTGGCGGAAGTCATGGGTAAGACCATACCGGTTTAAGTACACCCACTCAAGGATTTGATATGGCTCGCGCGAAATTGATTGTCGGCAACTGGAAGATGTACACGAACGCCAAGAGTTCCGTGGAATTAGCACAGGCGGTGGCGGAAGGTTTGAAAGATAATACTCAAGTAATGGTTGGCGTTTGCCCCCCCTTCCCTTGGTTGACCAAAGTTTCTGAAGCGATCAAGGGCAGCAAGCTCGAAGTGGGAGCCCAGAACTTCTATCCCGCCAAGGAGGGAGCCTTCACCGGCGAGGTCAGCCCGGGCATGCTCAAGGAAGCCGGTTGCACCTTCTCGATCGTTGGTCACAGTGAACGTCGGCATACCTTGCTGGAACCCGATCTGCTTTTGAACCGCAAAGTGAAAGCGGGTATCGCCGCCGGCCTGGGCATCATTTTTTGCGTCGGCGAACTTTTGAGCGAACGCGAAGCCGGGCATACCGAGGCCGTACTGGAATTTCAGATCGCCGCGGGCCTGGCCGGATTAACCGCCGAACAATTGAAACTCGTCACCATCGCTTACGAACCGGTCTGGGCCATTGGGACGGGCAAAGTGGCCACCCCACAGCAGGCCCAAGAAGTTCATGCGTTCATCCGTAAATTCATCGCCAAGCAATTCGGCGAAACGGTGGCGCAAAGCCTGCTCATCCAGTACGGTGGAAGCGTCAAACCGGACAATGCCGCGGAAATCCTGAAGCAACCCGATGTCGATGGGGCTTTGGTCGGCGGCGCCAGTCTGAAAACCGATAGTTTCCTGGCCATTGTCAAAGCGGCTTATTGATTTTTAAAAGTCGTCGAATCCGAGGAATGGAAATTGCTTGAGCTACTATAATTTCAGTGCCTTATAGCGATTCGATAAGAAGTTCATGTCCTAATTCAACCTTAGAGGTGCACCATGCAGATAGATGGTCTCGAGGAAAGCGATAACGTAGAAGATCAGAGAGGTCGAGGGCCTGCCGTCGGCGCCACCGTCGGCGGCGGCGGATTGATCATCCTGGTGCTTGCCTTGATATTTGGCGTCAATCCCCAGCAACTTGCCGGTCTGGTGGGCCAAAAAGGCGGCGGGGGTGGAGGCGGCGGCCAACAACGAGAAGTCGTAGAAACCGAACAGAGCTCAAAGGCCAAGAAACTCGTAAGCGTGGTGCTTCGCGATACCGAAAAAGTTTGGGACGAACAGTTCGCCAAGCAGGGATTGAGAAGCTACCCGAAACCCAAGTTGACCATTTTCTCCGGTTCAATCAAATCGGCTTGCGGCAATGCCGACGCGGCCATGGGTCCCTTTTACTGCCCTGGCGACAAACACGTTTACATCGATTTGGATTTCTTCAATGAGATGGAGAAACAGCTTCGCATTCCCGGCGAATTCCCCCGGGCTTACGTGATCGCGCACGAAGTGGGCCACCACGTTCAGAACCTCACCGGCTACTCCCAGAAAGCGGATGCCGCTCGAGGGACCAGCAAAGAAAACGAAATGTCCGTGCGACTGGAATTGCAGGCAGACTATCTGGCGGGCGTCTGGGCCTTCAACGCCAAGGATCGCTTCAAGATCGATCCCAATGACGTGGAACAAGCCATTAATGCCGCAAAGCAGATTGGCGATGATACCCTGCAAAGAAACGCTACCGGCCGAGTACGACCAGAAAAATTCACCCATGGAACTTCCGCTCAGCGCATGCGATGGTTCAAACGCGGTTTTGAAACGGGCGATTTCAGCAAAGCGGCTTTGGATAAGTTGTTCACCACACCTTATACCGATCTCTAATTCGCTAATTCGAGAAGTACAATGTTCGAAGGTATTCAACGGGGCCTGACCGACGCTTTCAAAAAACTTCGGGGTCGGGGCAAACTGACTGCCGATAACGTTCGCGAAGGTTTAGGCGAGGTTCGCAGAGCTTTACTCGAAGCCGACGTGAACTTCAACGTCGTCAACGAATTCATCGAAAAGGTGGAAGCTCGCTCCGTCGGACAGGAAGTCCTTTCCCGCGTTGACCCTTCCGAACAGATCATCAAGATCGTATTCGACGAATTAGTCGCTCTCATGGGCCCCGTCGATCATCGCATTCCTTTTGCCAAGGATCGCCCCACGGTCATCATGATGTGCGGTTTGCAGGGAGCCGGTAAGACGACCACTTGCGGCAAGCTGGCCCTCAAGCTAAAAGCTCAGAACCGTAAAGTTTTGCTGGTTGCTGCTGACTTACAGCGCCCGGCTGCCGTCGAACAGCTCAAAGTCATCGGTGGACAGACCGAAACGCCGGTTTATACCGAGGCGACTAATCCAGTCGATGTCTGCCGCAATGCTGTGAACTACGCGAAGATGCAGAATCTCGACACGGTGATTCTCGATACGGCCGGCCGACTGCATATTGACGAGGAGTTGATCGAAGAACTCAAGCAGATCGACAAGTACGTTAAGCCCGATTCCGTTTTCCTCGTTTGCGATGCCATGACGGGCCAGGACGCCGTCAATTCCTCCAAGGCGTTCCACGACGCCTTGGAACTTAACGGCGTTATTCTGACGAAACTGGACGGTGACGCTCGCGGCGGGGCCGCCCTGAGCATCCGCCAGGTGGCCGGGGTACCGATCAAATTCATCGGCATGGGCGAAAAACTCCAGGCTCTGGAGGACTTCCACCCCGAACGCATGGCCAGCCGTTTAATGGGCCAGGGCGACCTGATGGGGTTGGTCGAAAAGGTTTCCCGAGTTCAGCAGGAAATCAGCGAAGAGGAAATCAAAAAGCAACAGGAGAAACTGGCCAAGGGCAGTCTCACGCTGGAGGATTTTCGGAACCAATTTGTTCAACTTCAAAAAATGGGAATGAAAGACATGATCGGCATGATGCCCGGCATGTCCGATATGATTCCCAAGGGAGAAGATCCCGAAGTCGCTCTCAAACGAGTTCAGGGAATGATCGACTCGATGACAATGGAGGAACGCCGCAATCCGGATTTGATCGATATCCCTCGCCGACGGCGAATCGCGGCGGGCAGTGGCGTTCAGCCCCATGAAGTGAATCAGTTCCTGAAGCAGTTCGAAGTCGTGCAGAACGTCTTCAAGCAGATGTCTCAGATGAGCATCTGGCAGAGGATGAAGATGATGACCGGCCTGGGCAACATGGGGGCGTTCATGCCCGGCGGCGAAAATCTTCTGAAACAGATTGGCAAAAAAGGAGACACGGGTCACCGCAAAACCGCCAAAGAACGTGCCGAAGAACGCAAAAAGAAGAAGAAAAAAGGCCGTTAGTTACTTAAGGCCTTCCGAGGGAATTTTGAGGCTGGGGGATTCTTTCAAAGGAGATCCTCCAGCCTGCATTTTTTAATCCTCCCGAGTTCAGAACGAGTGCCCTTCCTATAATGACAGCTTGTCTCCCAGGAGCTTTTTGAATGTCTGCCGACTCGTCGTCTCGGTTCGCGGTCAAATTGCATCGTAAAGTCTGTCTGGTCTGGACGGAAGATGTTTTGCTGGCCGAGGAGATGCTGGCTCGCAAAAAGCTAGCCCCGGAGATTGCCGGGCGGCTGACCGATCAGATTCTGCTGATTCGCCCGGGCCGCGTCGATGCCGTCGTCGCGGAACTCCAGGCGATGGGTCAAACCCCCCGTGTCGTATCTAGCTCCTCAGCCAATCCGGAATAATTTCGATATGTCGTCGGAAACGAATGCCTCGGATGTGGAAGCGATTCTGACTCGCTATTCCGAATCCCTGCTCCGCAAAGTTGCAGATAAACTTCTCAAACCACGCAGCACCTGGCCCATTGAGGATGTCCGCCAGAAGTGCGTGGAAGGTCTCCAAAATCCCATATTGATCGATCGCCGGTTGAAAGATCTTCCGGAGGATTGCCGCAAACTTCTCAAAATGGTGAAGGTCAGCAACCAGTCTCTCTGGAGGATCGATCATCTGATTCAATGCCTCGCCAGTCTGGGGCATATTGATGGCATCCAACCGGTCCTGAACCTTCTGGAAAGCGGACTAATTTTTCCCGATCTGACATTAGTGACCAATAAGCTCAAAGCCTTCGAGGATTGGCTGGGCCTGTCGGGAATGCTGTTATCTATTGTCTGGGTACCCAACTCCGTTACCGAGCGATGTGCGGACTTTCCGCTCGGCTTGCCGAACCTGGAAGGCATCTCGGTCGGAAAAACCCCGGGGGTGGTTGTCGATGGCTGGGAATGGCCGTTGCGGATTGCCGCGGCCTGGCAGAAACTGGATGGCACAACGCTGAAAGTAGCTCAATCCGGCACCTATTACAAGCGCGAACTGACTAAACTTCAAACCGATTCCGTCCTGAATTCGGCCTTTGCCGTGCCTCTGGTGACTATTCCCGAACCGGGAGTTCTCGCATTCTCATGGGCCCGACTCCTGGGCATGTTCCGCACCGACAAAACGGAGATTATCTCCCTCGGCTTCAGCGAGATTTGGAAGCAGGATCTGGGAAATCTCCTCAAGCGATGTCTCGCGGAGATGCTGCGAATCGTCGATTGGAATCCTGTGGATGGCTATGCGCCGGAAACCGTGGAAGCGGCCACGCCATCGATTTCCTTATTGATTTTGCTCCTGTTGGCGGAGGTGAAGCCGGATCGGGCCGTTTCCGTGGACGAATTGCAGAGATTTATCGAGGAAAAGCATCCTCGCTGCCAGGGATCGACACAGGTTCACGCCTACATTCGCGGCCTGATTTACGGCGTCTTCGTCCAGTTACGCATCGTCGAGTTGTTCAATCGACCGGAGGCCGATCTGATTCGACTGAGCGATATGGGACGCTGGATACTGCTCGGCGAAAAGAAGCCGGATTTATCTCCCCCTTTCACGCAAACGCTAACCGTTCAACCCAGCGGGGAAATCATTCTGTTCCGCCAGCACTTACAGGTGTCGCTGGTTGCGGATCTTTCGAGCTTTGCCGTCTGGAAGACCATCGGCTCCGCCTGCACTCTCGAAGTCGACCCCGATCGTCTCTATCGCGGGCTGGAATCGGGACTGACCTTCACCCAGATCGTTCAGACACTCGAAAAATTTGGCATGTACACGCTGCCGGGCACAGTCCGCGATTCGATTGGACGCTGGGCCAACAAGTGGGAGCGGGTGACAGTCTTTGCCTCGGCCACTCTGATCGAATTCGTGAAGCCGGAAGATCTGGAAGATGCTTTTCGCCGCGGCCTGGTCGCCCAGAAACTGACCGACCGGATCGGCCTGTCCGAAAAAGCCGAGCTGGATTACAAGCACTTTCGATTACTCGCCAATCGCGATTACGAGATGCCGCCGCAGCCCTGCGTGGAATTCGACGAAGACGGATTGACCTTCGATGTCATCAGCACTCGGGCCGATTTACTTTTGGAAGCCGAATTGAAACAACTGTCGGAAGCCCTGCCTTTCAACGGCAATTTCGAACGGCGCCGGTATCGCTTTACGCTCGAACGCTTTCGCAAGATGGCGGATGCCGGCTGGAATTTGGAGATTCTGGATCGCTGGTGCCGCGAACGAAGCGGCCAGAGCGTTTCCGCCTCGGCCAGCTTACTGTTCGCGCCGCCACTGAATCTCAGTCTGTCGGCGATCGAAAAATTGGTGATCGCCCTTCCGAGCGATCACATTGCCGATGCCTTGATGCAGTGGCCCACTACGCATCATCTGATCGAGGCTCGTCTCGGGCCTCGCATGCTGAGTGTCAGCGCCGAAAAGATCGGCGCTTTGAAAACCGAATTGCAAAAGATCGGCATCGAATTGAAACGCGAACTGTAAAGCGAATCAAGAAACCCACTCAGGCGGTGGGGCGATCGCATCGGTCGGTCGCTTTCCGGCGTCCGGTCGGCCGCTGGTTTTCAGGTGATTAAGCACGCGAACGGTCATGTCCCCTTCACACTGAATCTGGCAGCTCAGTCGTCCGGATGTAATCCCCCTGGCCTGCAGGATTTCCTTTTCCGCCTTGGTCCATCGACTGGGTTCCCCGGAAACAAATTCGACCCGACACGTGGTACACCGGGCGTTCCCGCCGCAGGCATGCAGGGCATCGACGCCGGCTTCATCCGTAATGGCCAGGATTAATCGCTTGCCTTCGGGCACTTCCACCGCAGGTCCATTTTCGATAATTAACTTCGGCATTTTTTTCTCCGATTGTTCAGTAGCTCTGTTGCTTATGATAGGCAATTCGCCAAGATAAAAATCTGAGAGGATTCCTCGGAACCGCTGTTTTGATTGCCCGCTCCTGCTCAATGGAGGCCCTACCGGCCGGAGCGGTGACAAATCTCGACCCGCAAAACTTTGGATCAACGGTAGTACTCTTCATGAATCTGGACAAATTGATGACTGAAAGCAGGAATCCTGCTTCACTCGAAATTCACGATCTTTCTGCTCTCGACCTCGCCCTATTAATGATAACTGAAGAGGCTCAAGTCCTCCCGGCGATCCGCTTCGAAGTTTCGAAAATCGCCCAGGCCATCGAATTAATTTCCGATAGACTGCGTTCCGGCGGCCGCTTAATCTTTCTGGGAGCCGGAACTTCAGGCAGAGTCGGGGCTCTGGTTGCAACCGATTGTCAAACGGTTTTTGGCACCTCTGCGGAATTGGTTCAAGCCGTCATCGCGGGAGGTCCTTCGGCTTTGAGTTCCGATCGGCCAGAAATCGAAGATCACCCGGAACAAGCCGAGATCGATCTCAAACAAATTGGCTTAAGTGCTCAGGATGTGCTGGTAGCCACTTCCGCCAGCGGTTGCACTCCGTACGTTCTCGGGGGGCTGAAATATGCCCGTTCCGTCGCCGCTCTTTCAATCAGCTTGACCTGCACTCCAAATGCCAGCGTGACCCCGCTTTCCGACCTGGTCTTGGAGTCGATTGTGGGACCCGAAGTGCTTACCGGGGCCACACACTTGAAAGCAGCCACGGCCCATAAAATTGTGCTGAATCTGTTGACCACTGGTTCGATGATCCGACTCGGCCGGACACACGGAAATCTTCTGGTGGAAACCCGGCCGCTCAATTACAAATTGCGATCTCGCTCCAATCGAATTCTGAGAGCGATCGCCGGGACGACAGAACAGGAAGCCCATTCGCTTTTGGAAACTGTTTCGGGAGATTTGAAAACCGCGATAGTCTGTTCCCTTCAAAATGTACCTCAGCAGGAAGCTCGTCTGCTGCTCCTGAAGCATTCCGGCAAAATTCAATCGGTACTTGGCCGGAACCCCATCCCACTAAACAAATTCGATTATCTGATCGGAATTGACGGCGGCGGGACCAAAACGCACGCCTTGATATGCGACCTGGAAGGTAGAACCCTGGCGGAAGGCTTCGCCGGGCCTTCGAATATGCAATCGGTCGGCATCTCCAAGGCCACTCACGCACTAGAGGAGGCCGTGCGACAAGCCTTCGGCAAGCTGGGACAACCTCAAGGCAAGGTGCGATACGCTTGTCTAGGGCTGGCGGGCATCACGAGAGCCGAAGATGAAAAGTTGATTCTGGAGTGGGCCGAGCGCTTCCAGCTTGCGGATCGTACCAGAGTATGTAACGACGCGGATATTCTGCTGGCCTGCGGGGATCGCCCGAATCGCATTGCCGTGATCGCGGGAACCGGTTCCGCGGTACTGGCCGAGGATGTGAGAGGAAATCGCATCCACGTCGGCGGTTGGGGGCCGATTCTCGGTGACGAAGGGAGCGCCTATCACATCGCCATCTCGGCGCTGCGACTCATCCTCGAACGTCAGGATCAGGGCAGGAAATTATCGTTCTTTCAGGAATCCATCCTGAAGGAGATGGGACTGACCGAACCTTCCCAGATCATTTCGGCCATTCACCGCCAGGGCTGGGATAAGCGTAAAATTTCCGATCTGGCGGGTGCGATTCTCCGATTTGCGGAATCGGATCCCGATGCCTTCCTGATCGCAAAGCGTTGTTCGAATTGCCTGGTCGATCAGATTGTGGCCATCCGGGCTCGTATGAAAATGGACGGTAAGCAATCGCAATTGCTGATGACCGGCGGTCTCCTCGAGAAATCCGATGTTTATCGCGGCATGCTACTGGACGAACTGACCGGTTTGGGACAGCTGGGAGATCAGGCACTGCTCATCAGTAATGCCACCAAGGGCGCGGTACGTCTCGCTCGGGAAATGCTCGTCGTTTAATTTTCGCTGAAAAGATGAATCGATTCGCTTATCCGAATGCTTTTCTCTCCAGGCAACACTTAAAATGAGGTGGGGACTGGAAATTGGATCGTCCAGTCCCCACCAGTGCCAAGAGAGAATGAGTGAGCTCCCTTTACGGTACACTAGTTCTGAAAAATAGTCAACATGGGAGCATATGAACCGAGACCCCAGGCACAATTCAACTCCCGCATTTGACAGGAGAAGTATGCTAGCAGGAATCGCCAAAATGCTGCCGAGCGACTGGATAGCGGTAGAAAGTATCTACCGGGAAGGGATTGCGACGGGTAACGCCACTTTTGCTACCGATCCTCCTTCCTGGAAGGAATGGGATCTCGCGCATTTGCCGAGCTGTCGACTGGTGGCCAAAATGGACTCTGAAACTGTTGGCTGGGCGGCGGCCTCCTCTGTCTCTAGTCGTTGCGTCTATGCAGGCGTGGCGGAAATCAGCATTTACGTTAGCGCACGAGTTCGTGGTCAAGGAGTAGGCAAGCAGTTATTGAACCGTCTCATCGAGGAGTCCGAGCAGAATAATTT
The genomic region above belongs to Telmatocola sphagniphila and contains:
- a CDS encoding GNAT family N-acetyltransferase, which gives rise to MLAGIAKMLPSDWIAVESIYREGIATGNATFATDPPSWKEWDLAHLPSCRLVAKMDSETVGWAAASSVSSRCVYAGVAEISIYVSARVRGQGVGKQLLNRLIEESEQNNLWTLQAGIFPENLASIALHRSCGFREVGRRERLGSLNGVWRDVLLFERRSRLLNFV
- a CDS encoding N-acetylmuramic acid 6-phosphate etherase — translated: MNLDKLMTESRNPASLEIHDLSALDLALLMITEEAQVLPAIRFEVSKIAQAIELISDRLRSGGRLIFLGAGTSGRVGALVATDCQTVFGTSAELVQAVIAGGPSALSSDRPEIEDHPEQAEIDLKQIGLSAQDVLVATSASGCTPYVLGGLKYARSVAALSISLTCTPNASVTPLSDLVLESIVGPEVLTGATHLKAATAHKIVLNLLTTGSMIRLGRTHGNLLVETRPLNYKLRSRSNRILRAIAGTTEQEAHSLLETVSGDLKTAIVCSLQNVPQQEARLLLLKHSGKIQSVLGRNPIPLNKFDYLIGIDGGGTKTHALICDLEGRTLAEGFAGPSNMQSVGISKATHALEEAVRQAFGKLGQPQGKVRYACLGLAGITRAEDEKLILEWAERFQLADRTRVCNDADILLACGDRPNRIAVIAGTGSAVLAEDVRGNRIHVGGWGPILGDEGSAYHIAISALRLILERQDQGRKLSFFQESILKEMGLTEPSQIISAIHRQGWDKRKISDLAGAILRFAESDPDAFLIAKRCSNCLVDQIVAIRARMKMDGKQSQLLMTGGLLEKSDVYRGMLLDELTGLGQLGDQALLISNATKGAVRLAREMLVV